In the Alkaliphilus oremlandii OhILAs genome, one interval contains:
- a CDS encoding RNA polymerase sigma factor, whose product MKDEALESLLSNEIKIIFKYLIKIGAGKEDAEDIIQETLYQAMVNIDAIHEEKIISWMFKVAINKYYNLYNKNKNLNKYVCITDDKILRKISEETLTEDHILNEEYQTYVNKALNLLKPSYRNLLVLKYFMDLSYKDISKLLDFSEDKVKTYMYRSRNKFREVWEELNYDR is encoded by the coding sequence ATGAAGGATGAGGCTTTGGAAAGCTTATTAAGCAATGAGATTAAAATTATTTTCAAATATCTAATAAAAATAGGCGCTGGAAAAGAAGATGCGGAAGATATCATACAAGAAACACTATATCAAGCCATGGTGAATATTGATGCTATTCATGAGGAAAAGATCATTTCTTGGATGTTTAAAGTAGCTATTAATAAATACTACAATCTTTATAATAAAAACAAGAATCTTAACAAGTATGTGTGTATAACCGATGATAAAATCCTAAGAAAAATAAGTGAAGAGACCTTGACGGAAGATCATATTTTAAATGAGGAGTATCAAACATATGTAAATAAAGCCTTAAATCTACTAAAACCGTCTTATAGAAATTTGTTAGTTTTGAAATATTTTATGGACCTATCCTACAAGGATATATCGAAACTTTTGGATTTCAGTGAAGACAAGGTAAAAACCTATATGTACAGGTCAAGGAATAAATTTAGAGAAGTTTGGGAGGAATTAAATTATGACAGATAA
- a CDS encoding anti sigma factor C-terminal domain-containing protein → MNFKDLLHRYKEGIATEEEQKFVEQELEKYESIEAYFSEALSDQFFKKDESEEDYMANGDEMKSIQKVVKFRLAKVVFTSVLIVVMLYIGIFYGVSSIVDRMHYNPTAITQPKEHEYQSSDFFYDMQAYISLNMPGHSIHSFTFEEPKGFGAYEVSYSLKDLFTRNDQRYFVGLARGRFNYAMDGIFGRKNRFDIWKGFEKIQYDFPEDASEDRTTLKDKEVQRKNEETLRYLNELNPLSYISMSIVFNEDLTMEEFYSMQGEYPTLDFKWVGVRTTEPGTQWNENQPMHLVGFNPNFNDEASSNRRPDSEKYPLFNLMDIRDKRIDSEKDFAEAFGIHFRSRLAYLRSRQEFVELFDYNSYKIDFYDDALEYIDKHGVETYGVLVFGTAKEFLEHIDEIPYDTVYINKVLPTRPNIYYH, encoded by the coding sequence ATGAATTTTAAAGACTTATTGCACCGCTATAAAGAAGGAATAGCAACAGAGGAAGAGCAAAAATTTGTTGAGCAGGAACTGGAAAAGTATGAATCCATAGAAGCATATTTTTCTGAGGCGTTGTCCGATCAGTTTTTTAAGAAAGATGAATCTGAAGAAGATTATATGGCCAACGGAGATGAGATGAAAAGTATTCAAAAGGTTGTTAAATTCAGGTTGGCAAAAGTTGTTTTTACATCTGTATTGATTGTCGTTATGCTTTATATTGGAATATTTTACGGTGTTTCCAGTATAGTAGATCGAATGCACTATAATCCCACAGCGATTACCCAGCCAAAAGAGCACGAATATCAATCTTCTGATTTTTTCTATGACATGCAAGCTTATATTAGTTTGAATATGCCGGGACATTCCATTCATTCCTTTACTTTCGAAGAGCCGAAGGGATTTGGCGCCTATGAGGTAAGCTATTCTTTAAAGGATTTATTTACAAGAAATGACCAACGATATTTTGTTGGTCTTGCAAGGGGAAGGTTTAACTACGCCATGGATGGAATCTTTGGCAGAAAAAATCGATTCGATATATGGAAAGGTTTCGAAAAAATACAGTATGATTTTCCTGAAGATGCTAGTGAGGATAGGACAACACTAAAAGATAAAGAAGTTCAACGAAAAAATGAAGAAACCCTTCGTTATTTAAATGAGCTCAACCCTTTGTCCTATATTTCCATGAGTATTGTTTTTAATGAAGATCTTACGATGGAAGAGTTTTACTCCATGCAGGGGGAATACCCAACCCTAGACTTCAAATGGGTAGGGGTCCGCACGACAGAGCCAGGAACGCAATGGAATGAGAATCAACCAATGCATTTAGTCGGTTTTAACCCTAATTTCAACGATGAAGCATCCTCTAATCGAAGACCCGATTCAGAGAAATATCCACTTTTTAATCTTATGGACATAAGAGATAAACGGATTGACTCGGAGAAGGATTTTGCAGAAGCCTTTGGAATTCATTTTCGATCACGTTTGGCTTACTTAAGAAGTCGACAAGAATTTGTAGAGCTCTTCGACTATAACTCTTATAAGATTGACTTTTACGATGATGCTCTCGAATACATTGACAAACACGGAGTTGAGACCTATGGAGTTCTTGTGTTTGGAACGGCAAAAGAATTTTTAGAGCACATTGATGAAATCCCTTATGACACTGTGTATATCAATAAGGTTTTACCTACGAGACCAAATATTTACTATCACTAA
- a CDS encoding pentapeptide repeat-containing protein → MTYENRNPWDKKLYKDLENDCGNCFGLCCVALYFSASEGFPNDKEGGRACAHLQEDFTCTIHNSLTDKGLKGCTAYECFGAGQKVAQVTYKGQDWMKSPESAQQMFQVFSIMRQLHEMLWYLTEALCIKMSLDIKNDLERLMSETEALTYLDAGALSGLDIALHRDKVNLLLKKISKIVRTEDNRGEKNTSSRRKKVGGRFDFIGADLRKANLRGMDLGGALLIAADLRGNSLRNTNLIGADLRDADLRGSDLTESLFLTQTQVNTAKGDRNTRLPAWIKRPGTWCK, encoded by the coding sequence ATGACATATGAAAATAGAAATCCATGGGATAAAAAACTGTATAAAGATTTAGAAAATGATTGTGGAAACTGCTTTGGGCTTTGCTGTGTTGCATTATACTTCTCAGCTTCAGAAGGTTTTCCAAATGATAAAGAAGGCGGTAGAGCTTGTGCACATCTACAGGAGGATTTTACCTGCACCATTCATAATAGCTTGACAGACAAAGGGCTAAAAGGTTGTACTGCATATGAATGCTTTGGTGCAGGGCAAAAGGTTGCCCAGGTTACGTATAAAGGACAGGATTGGATGAAATCTCCGGAATCCGCACAGCAGATGTTTCAAGTATTTTCTATTATGAGGCAACTTCATGAAATGCTTTGGTATCTCACAGAAGCACTTTGTATAAAAATGAGTCTAGATATTAAAAATGACCTGGAGCGCTTAATGAGTGAAACAGAAGCTCTGACATATTTAGATGCCGGTGCTCTCTCAGGATTAGATATTGCTTTACATCGAGACAAAGTGAATCTTCTTCTCAAAAAGATCAGTAAGATTGTGAGAACTGAGGATAATCGTGGTGAGAAAAACACTTCAAGCCGTAGAAAAAAGGTTGGGGGTCGGTTTGATTTTATTGGGGCTGATTTAAGAAAAGCCAACCTTAGGGGGATGGATTTAGGAGGAGCATTGCTCATTGCAGCAGATCTAAGGGGAAACAGCTTGCGCAATACAAATTTGATTGGTGCGGATTTGCGGGATGCTGATCTTAGAGGATCAGACCTGACAGAAAGCTTATTTCTTACACAGACTCAGGTGAACACTGCAAAAGGAGACCGAAATACAAGGCTGCCAGCATGGATAAAACGCCCAGGAACTTGGTGCAAATAA
- a CDS encoding DUF2087 domain-containing protein: MDIKSNELFWSATVDELKNGFVENEQVYKCILCEEVFQKGRIYEINSKLYDARKTAELHIENSHSSMLGYLLGMNSAFTGLSEIQRKVLTLISQGLPDKEIATELGVAQSTIRNHRYKLREKEKQAKVFLALMSLLSENTNKNINKLEKEILWDAHKTATTLDDRYNITDKEKESTLKTYMDETGALKNYPAREKRKIIVLGEISKNFSKGKTYSENEINRVLKRIYEDHTTIRRALVEYGFIERTNDGSSYWVKE; the protein is encoded by the coding sequence ATGGATATAAAATCAAATGAATTATTCTGGAGCGCTACGGTAGACGAGCTAAAAAATGGTTTCGTAGAAAATGAACAAGTATATAAATGTATCCTCTGTGAAGAGGTATTTCAGAAAGGACGCATCTATGAAATCAATTCAAAACTGTATGATGCAAGAAAGACAGCAGAACTTCATATTGAAAATAGTCATAGTTCAATGCTTGGCTATTTATTAGGAATGAATTCTGCTTTTACAGGATTATCAGAGATACAGAGAAAGGTACTTACTTTGATATCGCAAGGGTTACCAGACAAGGAAATCGCTACAGAACTTGGCGTCGCACAGTCTACCATTAGAAACCATCGATATAAACTAAGAGAAAAGGAAAAACAGGCAAAGGTATTTTTAGCTTTAATGAGTTTGCTTTCAGAGAATACAAATAAAAACATTAATAAACTGGAGAAAGAGATTCTCTGGGATGCACATAAAACAGCAACAACCTTGGATGATCGATATAATATTACAGATAAAGAGAAAGAAAGTACATTAAAAACATATATGGATGAAACGGGAGCATTAAAAAATTATCCTGCTAGAGAAAAAAGAAAAATTATAGTATTAGGAGAAATTTCGAAGAACTTTTCTAAAGGAAAAACGTATTCAGAAAATGAAATCAATCGGGTTCTAAAGAGAATATATGAAGATCATACAACCATAAGAAGAGCCTTAGTGGAGTATGGGTTTATTGAGAGAACCAATGATGGTAGCAGCTATTGGGTAAAGGAATAA
- a CDS encoding GNAT family N-acetyltransferase, translating to MKLEILKKERIEDFKNYCKKYRQDVDDSFLCDEDLNVFELNYENPTYIITNENDEIVAAASLLIDDYHKKGRKGRFRILHSEINRAEYYELLMEGILKHTAGLERVIIFIPTHNQRLQDDIKALNFQADRYSFVLVRDELDVPSYDIPEDYSIRTFKQGRDEATWCKIRNIAFSNLKGSETPITPDMVNKMVSNHSYIEGGLAILYHKDMPVGVVRGEADIYMDAPIMNIGPLAIVPEYQGKGLGRILLRYIINFARDKEYGKTMLCVNAENETAKRLYIQEGFKQVEAVVCYQYDLYNNTSNAKGFHGIDIRTL from the coding sequence ATGAAATTAGAGATATTAAAAAAAGAGAGAATAGAAGATTTTAAAAATTATTGTAAAAAATATAGACAAGACGTGGACGATTCCTTTTTATGCGATGAAGATCTCAATGTTTTCGAACTGAATTATGAGAATCCTACATACATAATAACGAACGAAAATGATGAAATCGTAGCAGCAGCTTCGCTTTTAATTGATGATTATCATAAAAAGGGAAGAAAAGGAAGGTTTAGAATCCTGCATTCAGAGATAAATCGTGCAGAATATTATGAGCTTCTAATGGAAGGCATCTTAAAGCATACAGCAGGGTTAGAACGGGTTATTATTTTTATACCTACCCATAATCAACGATTACAGGACGATATAAAGGCTTTAAATTTTCAGGCAGATCGGTACTCATTTGTATTAGTAAGAGATGAGCTAGATGTACCCAGCTATGATATCCCCGAAGATTATTCTATCAGAACCTTCAAACAAGGAAGGGATGAAGCAACCTGGTGTAAAATCAGAAATATAGCCTTTTCAAATCTTAAAGGAAGTGAAACGCCGATTACACCGGATATGGTAAATAAAATGGTATCGAACCATAGTTACATAGAAGGCGGTTTGGCTATTTTATATCATAAGGATATGCCAGTAGGAGTCGTAAGAGGTGAGGCTGATATTTATATGGATGCACCCATCATGAATATAGGACCGTTGGCTATTGTGCCCGAATATCAAGGAAAAGGGCTGGGTAGAATTTTATTACGATATATCATTAATTTTGCTAGAGACAAGGAGTATGGGAAGACGATGCTCTGTGTAAATGCAGAGAATGAAACTGCAAAACGATTATATATTCAGGAGGGCTTTAAGCAAGTAGAAGCTGTTGTATGCTATCAATATGATCTATACAATAATACCAGTAATGCGAAGGGTTTCCATGGTATTGACATCAGAACATTGTAG
- a CDS encoding RNA polymerase sigma factor yields MKTNAMDRAYREYHKELYLYALSLCRQEDLAKDLVSETFYKAFMASNLPKGSFKYWLFRVLKNHFIDLKRKNHETLTMDAYHGSLPDGLDKGPVKSFLQKERDQRLYQHLLRLEPETYREVLYLYYYEEMKIKDIAMTINQSETHIKTNLYRARKKLGKVLKEDSYEF; encoded by the coding sequence ATGAAGACTAATGCCATGGACAGAGCCTATAGAGAATACCATAAAGAGCTTTACCTCTACGCCCTAAGTCTCTGTCGACAGGAAGATTTGGCAAAGGACTTAGTCAGTGAAACTTTCTATAAAGCTTTTATGGCTTCAAACCTGCCGAAGGGATCCTTTAAGTATTGGCTCTTTCGGGTTTTGAAAAATCACTTTATCGACCTAAAACGGAAGAACCATGAAACCTTAACAATGGATGCCTACCATGGATCGCTACCAGATGGGCTGGATAAAGGACCGGTCAAAAGTTTTCTACAAAAGGAACGTGACCAACGCCTCTACCAACATTTACTTAGATTGGAGCCGGAAACCTACCGGGAGGTTCTTTATTTGTATTACTACGAGGAAATGAAGATCAAGGACATTGCAATGACCATTAATCAGTCGGAAACTCATATAAAAACGAATCTATATCGAGCACGAAAGAAACTAGGAAAAGTATTAAAGGAGGATTCCTATGAATTTTAA
- a CDS encoding DegV family protein — translation MIKIIADSTCDLSNAVLEQYDISLAPLTINIEGKIYKDRVDIQPDTFYGMMEGLSEHPTTGMPSPMEFLNLMETAIKDGYNEILCICMSSGTSGSYQSAIIAEEYFNEKYPDSTVKIHVVDSKSMSHGSGWLILKSAMMRENGASFEEIVEFNETYKTNVKHFLSVDDLDHLLRSGRLTNASAFIGKILRLKPIMTMRKGKGAIVAKERGQKRVLSYYVEEFIHRNDIDRTDFIIIGYTSDIKVAENLKLKIQNETDFSGEIYIMQMGVSVGTHVGLGAVSMYFIEKGHIKDGLVRNKVRDLIK, via the coding sequence ATGATAAAAATTATAGCGGACTCAACCTGTGATTTATCGAATGCAGTACTGGAGCAATATGACATAAGCTTGGCACCTTTAACGATCAATATAGAAGGAAAAATATATAAGGACAGAGTAGATATTCAACCAGATACGTTTTATGGAATGATGGAAGGATTATCGGAGCATCCAACAACGGGCATGCCAAGTCCCATGGAATTTTTAAATCTAATGGAAACTGCCATTAAGGATGGATACAATGAGATATTATGTATATGTATGTCCAGTGGTACCAGTGGGTCCTATCAATCCGCTATAATTGCAGAGGAATATTTTAATGAAAAATACCCAGATTCTACGGTTAAGATTCATGTTGTGGACTCAAAATCCATGAGTCACGGTAGTGGGTGGCTAATTCTAAAGAGCGCAATGATGAGAGAAAATGGTGCATCCTTTGAAGAAATCGTAGAATTCAATGAAACTTACAAAACAAATGTAAAACACTTTCTCTCTGTAGATGATTTAGATCACTTATTAAGAAGTGGAAGGCTGACCAATGCCAGTGCATTCATCGGTAAAATATTGCGTCTAAAACCAATCATGACCATGAGAAAGGGAAAAGGTGCAATCGTTGCAAAAGAAAGAGGGCAGAAGCGTGTATTAAGTTACTATGTGGAAGAATTTATTCATAGAAATGATATAGATCGGACAGATTTTATTATCATCGGATACACATCAGATATCAAGGTTGCTGAAAATCTAAAATTAAAAATTCAAAACGAAACCGACTTTTCAGGAGAAATTTATATCATGCAAATGGGGGTTTCTGTAGGCACCCATGTTGGATTAGGTGCAGTCTCTATGTATTTTATAGAAAAGGGACATATCAAGGATGGATTGGTTCGAAATAAGGTCCGTGATTTAATAAAATAA
- a CDS encoding anti-sigma factor, which yields MTDKNNGGYQDQDRALDIIFEELKGNKISKAVRKAKIFSTIRTIGISLITFIVLSIAIISISEKVSVIKWSEYIGKINHSYTIQGPNKFPGMFQSYRGYFGGEVEHKTFKYIHGKRVYTGTYTFQYNLLGEKHPQWNGTLINNTNMTDEELNYLPRYNHIGQKLMVFYYPYVDYGNRYQNDLSLLEDIGNEKYMEIALSFDEEYSMDEVEGMIPENINLTWYWVNSEEESHKSTQKRYIDEQDMGNGEIKEVEQYPDLCYEDQAYGIKAINEYGEKIEKPEENFIKALKNGDVTSLYNIIAGSDGTLTKEDIKVQGVVVTGDTESLKLLEDLPFIKATSIGVITDKY from the coding sequence ATGACAGATAAAAATAATGGCGGATACCAAGATCAAGATAGGGCGTTGGATATAATATTTGAAGAGTTAAAAGGTAATAAAATAAGTAAGGCAGTAAGAAAAGCTAAGATATTTTCTACCATTAGAACCATCGGAATTAGTTTAATTACATTTATCGTTTTATCTATTGCTATTATTTCAATAAGCGAGAAGGTAAGTGTAATAAAATGGAGCGAATACATAGGGAAGATAAATCATAGCTATACGATTCAAGGGCCGAATAAATTTCCAGGAATGTTTCAAAGTTACAGAGGATATTTTGGTGGAGAAGTCGAACATAAAACCTTTAAGTACATCCATGGAAAAAGGGTATATACTGGCACATATACTTTCCAATATAATTTACTTGGAGAGAAACACCCCCAGTGGAATGGTACTCTTATCAATAATACAAATATGACGGATGAAGAATTAAACTATTTACCTAGATACAATCATATTGGCCAGAAGCTTATGGTATTTTATTATCCTTATGTTGATTATGGCAACCGATATCAGAATGATTTAAGCTTATTAGAAGATATAGGAAACGAAAAATATATGGAGATTGCTTTATCTTTTGACGAAGAATACAGCATGGATGAAGTCGAGGGTATGATACCAGAAAATATAAACCTAACATGGTATTGGGTTAATTCTGAGGAAGAGAGTCATAAAAGTACACAGAAGCGATATATAGATGAACAAGATATGGGAAATGGAGAAATAAAAGAAGTAGAACAATATCCAGACCTATGTTATGAAGATCAGGCTTATGGAATAAAGGCCATCAATGAATACGGAGAAAAGATAGAGAAGCCAGAAGAAAACTTTATTAAAGCGCTTAAAAATGGAGATGTAACATCGCTTTATAATATTATAGCAGGATCAGATGGAACATTGACTAAGGAGGATATTAAGGTTCAGGGGGTAGTAGTTACAGGAGATACGGAAAGTCTTAAGCTCTTAGAAGATCTTCCATTTATAAAAGCCACATCCATTGGCGTTATTACAGATAAATATTAA
- a CDS encoding metallophosphoesterase, with product MNLKVKKMTFHKNRRIIAISDIHGNLALFKGILEKVHYTKEDVLVLLGDLIEKGENSLETLRSIMELSNEQEVHIVTGNCDAFIWEYIKYGTNDEDFLKYMLFRRNSILNEMCKHLGIDVNEQSDMKFIKKQLREHFAEELSYLEKFPHIIETEDYIFAHAGIATEDLAKNKVDEVVKQDAFMNKGLNFSKYVIVGHWPTVNYGIEKGCCNPIINRAQKIISIDGGNTIKEGGQLNALIIKGDDITFDSIDDLPQGEIIEAQEANKNTIQITWMDNSIDILKIGEEFSLCRHGSSGHDLLIKNDKIFKSKDGMRCYDCTDYFIEAEKGDRVSIIEKANEITLVKKNGTIGWVQNKNIRL from the coding sequence ATGAACCTTAAAGTTAAAAAGATGACATTTCATAAAAATAGAAGAATAATTGCCATAAGCGATATTCATGGGAATTTGGCCCTCTTTAAAGGGATTTTGGAGAAAGTTCATTATACAAAAGAAGATGTGTTGGTTTTACTTGGAGATTTAATTGAAAAAGGTGAAAATAGTTTAGAAACTTTAAGATCTATTATGGAGTTATCCAATGAACAGGAAGTGCATATCGTCACAGGAAACTGTGATGCTTTTATATGGGAATATATCAAATACGGAACGAATGACGAGGACTTCTTAAAATATATGTTGTTTAGAAGAAACAGCATATTAAATGAGATGTGTAAACATCTTGGTATTGATGTTAATGAACAATCGGATATGAAGTTTATTAAAAAACAACTAAGAGAGCACTTTGCTGAGGAATTAAGCTATTTAGAGAAATTTCCACATATAATTGAAACGGAAGATTATATATTTGCACATGCTGGTATCGCAACAGAAGATTTGGCAAAGAACAAAGTCGATGAGGTTGTAAAGCAGGATGCCTTTATGAACAAAGGACTCAACTTTTCCAAATATGTTATCGTAGGACATTGGCCCACTGTAAACTATGGAATAGAAAAGGGCTGTTGTAATCCAATTATAAATAGGGCACAAAAAATTATAAGTATAGATGGTGGAAATACCATAAAAGAAGGGGGCCAGCTCAATGCGTTAATTATAAAGGGGGATGATATTACCTTTGATTCCATCGATGATTTACCACAGGGGGAGATTATAGAGGCGCAGGAGGCAAATAAGAACACCATCCAAATCACTTGGATGGATAATTCGATCGATATACTGAAGATAGGTGAAGAATTTAGTCTTTGCAGACATGGATCTTCGGGACATGATCTTTTAATTAAAAATGATAAAATTTTTAAATCTAAAGATGGTATGCGATGTTATGATTGTACGGACTATTTTATTGAGGCAGAAAAGGGAGATAGGGTTTCAATTATAGAAAAGGCGAATGAAATAACTCTGGTAAAGAAGAATGGCACAATTGGATGGGTACAAAATAAAAATATTCGACTTTAG